One part of the Vicia villosa cultivar HV-30 ecotype Madison, WI linkage group LG6, Vvil1.0, whole genome shotgun sequence genome encodes these proteins:
- the LOC131611405 gene encoding GDSL esterase/lipase At1g71250-like, giving the protein MVLVILVLLCFNGMVHVNSQKVPAMFVFGDSIVEVGNNNFLNTLAKANYYPYGIDYNRVATGRFSNGRSLIDFIANMLGVPSPPPFLDPSTTGSKILNGVNYASASGGILDESGRHYGDRHSMGRQIQNFQSTLNQYKTMMNPTELNQFLAKSMVIVVTANNDYINNYLLPGLYASSSNYTAPQFANLLVNNLAQQMLALHSLGLRKIFIAGVGPLGCIPNQRASRLAPLGRCVDSVNQIVGLYNTGLRSTVEKLNRDHPGAIFAYGNTYGVLGDILNNPAAYSFNVVDRACCGFGRNRGQISCLPLQLPCLSRQQYLFWDAFHPTESAVYVFAWRAVNGPQNDVYPMNIKQMSVA; this is encoded by the exons ATGGTTCTTGTAATTCTAGTTTTGCTATGTTTCAATGGGATGGTTCATGTGAACTCCCAAAAGGTCCCAGCTATGTTTGTTTTTGGAGATTCAATTGTTGAAGTTGGTAACAACAATTTCCTTAACACCTTAGCAAAAGCAAATTACTATCCATATGGTATTGATTACAACAGGGTTGCTACTGGAAGATTTTCTAATGGAAGATCCCTCATTGATTTTATTG CAAATATGTTGGGCGTTCCTTCTCCTCCACCTTTTTTAGACCCTTCAACTACCGGATCCAAAATACTTAATGGAGTCAATTATGCTTCAGCTTCTGGTGGCATTCTTGATGAATCAGGAAGACACTAT GGTGATAGGCATAGCATGGGAAGGCAAATCCAGAATTTTCAGAGCACATTGAATCAATATAAGACAATGATGAATCCAACTGAATTGAATCAATTCTTAGCCAAATCTATGGTAATTGTGGTGACGGCGAACAACGACTACATCAACAACTATCTCCTACCCGGACTTTATGCCAGCAGTTCCAACTATACCGCTCCACAATTTGCCAATCTTCTTGTCAACAATTTAGCGCAACAAATGCTG GCACTTCACAGCTTAGGATTAAGGAAGATCTTTATAGCAGGAGTTGGACCACTTGGTTGCATTCCTAATCAAAGAGCTAGTCGTTTAGCACCATTGGGAAGGTGTGTGGATTCTGTAAATCAAATTGTTGGACTTTACAATACAGGACTAAGATCAACAGTTGAGAAACTCAACAGAGATCATCCTGGTGCAATCTTTGCATATGGAAACACCTACGGTGTCTTGGGAGATATTCTCAATAACCCTGCAGCATATT caTTTAATGTTGTTGACAGAGCTTGTTGTGGCTTCGGAAGGAATAGAGGTCAAATATCATGTCTTCCATTGCAATTGCCATGTTTATCAAGACAACAATATCTGTTTTGGGATGCTTTTCATCCAACAGAATCTGCAGTTTATGTGTTTGCATGGAGAGCTGTTAATGGCCCACAAAATGACGTTTATCCCATGAATATCAAACAAATGTCTGTCGCATAG